One segment of Setaria viridis chromosome 4, Setaria_viridis_v4.0, whole genome shotgun sequence DNA contains the following:
- the LOC117852305 gene encoding cyclin-U2-1 has translation MSAAVAAPVLREDDRGIPRSLPLLAALVEAESRRFAAAASRPAETGLVRAFRGGAAPKVPIRIFMERIHLLTRSVPTSRGMTRIDGTSFVLAGIYLTRFIRSPAGREAGILVEPATAHRLVAVALFLGAKFGGHPPRKWIGVFQASSEGAIRAGEMVGLEGRFLPAIDFRLFVETWEFDSFCLVLERGPRAPRGGSGSVGCASKKRQADATVGEDERRRVRARLPPPAVFSN, from the coding sequence atgtccgccgccgtcgccgcccccgtcctGCGCGAGGACGACCGGGGGATCCCACGatccctccccctcctcgcggcgctcgtagaggcggagtcccgccgtttcgccgccgccgcctcccgtcccGCCGAGACCGGCCTCGTCCGCGCcttccgcggcggcgccgccccgaaGGTCCCGATCCGCATCTTCATGGAGCGGATCCACCTGCTGACCCGGTCGGTGCCGACCTCCCGGGGCATGACCAGGATCGACGGCACCAGCTTCGTGCTCGCCGGGATCTACTTGACTCGCTTCATCCGCAGCCCCGCCGGCAGGGAGGCGGGGATCCTGGTGGAGCCAGCCACCGCGCACCGCCTGGTTGCCGTCGCGCTCTTCCTTGGCGCCAAGTTCGGCGGCCACCCGCCCAGGAAGTGGATTGGGGTGTTCCAGGCCAGCTCGGAAGGCGCGATCCGTGCCGGCGAGATGGTGGGCCTCGAGGGCCGCTTCCTGCCTGCAATCGACTTTCGCCTGTTCGTAGAGACCTGGGAGTTCGATTCCTTCTGCCTTGTGCTGGAGCGGGGGCCTCGGGCACCAAGGGGCGGCAGCGGTAGCGTTGGCTGCGCCAGCAAGAAGAGGCAGGCGGACGCCACGGTCGGAGAGGatgagcgccgccgcgtccgagCTCGCCTGCCGCCACCTGCCGTCTTCTCCAATTAG